The Bacteroidota bacterium genome includes a window with the following:
- a CDS encoding T9SS type A sorting domain-containing protein has translation MKKLTLLLTLSLFCVSIFAQTPIVQKQFKGDIIENQKVIKGTEWTSPTTVYREDIKESWFSFTSALDYYLGGTMQYYTNLIFPDTQLVRVATDGAVSSVRWHSMGMALDPRSEIFKFFQDEQTLRRQPYKVDSIAFRYLYEKYNDAALKDEIVIQVYNADKVDRYSWTSSQEPWATVEFDSVTLNGLDYSQEIRYELSYDDTANWSGGAYKWLQFPVNMNVEKAEQPAIAVTFRFEPAYSYQLGDTLYGSDAYEPYKKHNNFWHQMFYDMDGTQLEDYNNGLIMNYEIRYAPILGPSFGYRYLPGNAFSVSYYPYMIFKVTYDADWVDAISEENVSFKVGEVYPNPSVGESKVTVKLENAANVSVDLINPLGKTISAIESGRLHAGEHHLELNTNNLDAGVYFVKVNVGDYSSTQRLLVQ, from the coding sequence ATGAAAAAATTGACCCTATTATTAACACTGTCGTTGTTTTGTGTAAGCATATTTGCACAAACACCGATTGTACAAAAGCAATTCAAGGGAGACATTATTGAGAACCAAAAGGTAATCAAAGGAACCGAATGGACTTCGCCAACCACTGTTTATCGTGAAGATATTAAAGAATCATGGTTCTCTTTTACTTCAGCTCTCGATTATTATCTGGGTGGTACTATGCAGTATTACACCAACCTTATTTTTCCTGACACTCAACTCGTTAGAGTTGCAACTGATGGTGCTGTAAGTTCTGTTCGCTGGCATTCAATGGGAATGGCTTTGGATCCAAGATCTGAAATTTTCAAATTCTTCCAAGATGAACAAACACTAAGAAGACAACCTTATAAAGTCGACTCAATTGCATTTCGCTATCTGTATGAAAAATACAATGATGCAGCATTGAAAGATGAAATAGTTATTCAGGTTTACAATGCTGATAAAGTAGACAGATATTCATGGACATCTTCACAAGAGCCTTGGGCAACTGTTGAGTTTGATTCAGTAACCTTAAATGGTCTTGATTATTCTCAGGAAATCAGATATGAGCTTAGCTATGATGATACTGCAAACTGGTCAGGTGGCGCTTATAAGTGGTTACAGTTTCCTGTTAATATGAATGTTGAAAAAGCTGAACAGCCTGCTATTGCAGTAACTTTCAGATTCGAACCAGCTTATTCTTATCAGCTAGGTGATACTTTATATGGATCGGATGCTTATGAGCCATATAAGAAGCATAATAACTTCTGGCACCAGATGTTTTATGATATGGATGGAACTCAGCTTGAAGATTATAACAATGGCTTAATCATGAATTATGAAATTCGCTATGCTCCTATTTTAGGCCCAAGTTTTGGTTATCGCTACTTACCTGGTAATGCTTTTTCAGTAAGTTATTATCCTTACATGATTTTTAAGGTTACTTATGATGCTGATTGGGTAGATGCAATTTCTGAAGAAAATGTTAGCTTCAAGGTTGGAGAAGTATATCCTAATCCTTCAGTTGGAGAATCCAAAGTGACTGTTAAGCTTGAAAATGCTGCCAATGTAAGCGTTGATCTTATCAATCCATTAGGAAAAACAATCAGTGCTATTGAGAGTGGCAGACTCCACGCTGGTGAGCATCACTTAGAATTGAACACAAACAATCTGGATGCAGGTGTTTACTTTGTAAAAGTAAATGTTGGAGATTATTCCAGTACACAAAGATTGTTGGTTCAGTAA
- the hpt gene encoding hypoxanthine phosphoribosyltransferase, translating into MTSKIKVHDKEFEIFIDQETILDRVAELANQINKDYKNREVLFLSILNGSFFFTSDLLKKIKLPCEVSFVKLASYQGLKSSGKIKVLIGLMKSLKDKHVVILEDIVDSGKTMTQMLSSLSEHEPESIKIATLLFKKEALVEDIKPDYVGFEVPDKFLVGYGLDYNEHGRNHPALYTLIG; encoded by the coding sequence ATGACAAGCAAGATTAAGGTACATGACAAAGAATTCGAAATTTTCATCGATCAGGAAACAATATTGGATCGAGTAGCCGAATTAGCGAATCAAATAAACAAGGATTATAAAAACAGAGAGGTGCTTTTCCTTTCCATTTTAAATGGAAGTTTTTTCTTTACATCCGATTTATTGAAAAAAATTAAACTACCCTGTGAAGTGTCATTTGTTAAGCTGGCCTCATATCAAGGTCTGAAATCAAGTGGAAAAATAAAAGTATTGATAGGCCTGATGAAAAGCTTGAAAGACAAGCATGTTGTAATTCTCGAAGACATAGTCGATTCAGGAAAAACCATGACACAAATGTTAAGCTCCTTGTCGGAGCACGAGCCTGAAAGCATAAAAATTGCCACCTTACTATTTAAAAAAGAGGCATTGGTTGAGGATATAAAGCCCGATTATGTTGGATTTGAGGTGCCCGACAAATTTCTTGTCGGATATGGTCTTGATTATAATGAACATGGAAGAAACCACCCTGCTTTGTATACCCTGATTGGATAA
- the atpG gene encoding ATP synthase F1 subunit gamma has protein sequence MGNLKEIRTRIGSVKSTQQITRAMKMVSASKFRKAQDAILKIRPYANKINEVIIPIAEGMEDLSFNPYFQEREVKRVLVIPITSDKGLCGSFNSTVIREAVNLINSYEASVDLICFGKKSFDFFSRSKKGYNIIEKYFDLTSNISFSEIEEVANRILKSFADKEYDEIRFVYNAFTNPAVYTTTNTKFLPLESIAEQDLQSDQAKHMNHNFIFEPSENEIINELIPTSLKIKFFRSLLESNASEHGARMTAMDKATENAEELLGELKLKYNKERQATITKEILEIVGGTTA, from the coding sequence ATGGGAAACCTGAAAGAAATACGAACAAGGATAGGGTCTGTTAAGTCGACACAACAGATTACCCGTGCCATGAAAATGGTTTCTGCCTCTAAATTTAGAAAGGCTCAGGATGCCATTTTGAAAATCCGTCCTTATGCGAATAAAATAAATGAAGTAATAATTCCAATTGCAGAAGGAATGGAAGACCTTTCGTTTAATCCTTATTTTCAGGAAAGAGAGGTAAAACGTGTATTGGTTATTCCAATAACTTCTGATAAGGGATTGTGTGGCTCTTTTAACAGTACTGTTATTCGCGAAGCTGTCAATCTTATTAATTCATATGAAGCCTCTGTTGATTTAATTTGTTTTGGTAAAAAAAGTTTTGACTTCTTTTCAAGGTCAAAAAAGGGATATAATATTATCGAAAAATATTTTGACCTCACGTCTAATATTAGCTTCAGCGAGATTGAAGAAGTGGCAAATAGAATATTAAAATCATTTGCTGATAAAGAGTATGATGAAATTCGTTTTGTTTACAATGCTTTTACCAATCCTGCTGTTTATACAACAACCAATACAAAATTTCTTCCTCTGGAATCCATAGCTGAGCAAGATCTTCAAAGTGATCAGGCTAAGCATATGAATCATAATTTCATATTCGAGCCATCAGAAAATGAGATCATTAATGAGCTTATCCCAACTTCATTAAAAATTAAATTCTTCAGATCACTTCTTGAGTCTAACGCCTCAGAACATGGAGCTCGTATGACAGCCATGGACAAAGCCACTGAAAATGCGGAAGAATTATTAGGTGAATTAAAACTAAAATATAACAAAGAAAGGCAGGCTACAATTACCAAAGAAATTCTGGAAATTGTGGGAGGTACAACTGCGTAA
- a CDS encoding F0F1 ATP synthase subunit alpha, whose translation MADINPSEISSILRKELSGFDSKTELEEVGYILEIGDGISRVYGLNSVAAGELVEFATGVKGVVLNLDEDNVGVVMMGSSDGIREGDVVRRTERIASVLVSEQMLGRVVNSLGEPIDNKGPIGGEKFEMPLERKAPGVIFRQPVSEPLQTGIKAIDAMIPIGRGQRELIIGDRQTGKSTIAIDAIINQKENYDKGEPVFCIYVAIGQKEANVAKLVKTLEDFGAMAYTVIVSASAAEPAPLQFYAPYAGCSIGEYFRDTGRPALVIYDDLSKQAVSYREVSLLLRRPPGREAYPGDVFYLHSRLLERACKVIASDEVAAKMNDIPDSLKGKIKGGGSLTALPIIETQAGDVSAYIPTNVISITDGQIFLESNLFNSGVRPAINVGISVSRVGGNAQIKAMKKVAGTLKLDQAQYRELETFAKFGSDLDASTKSVIAKGERNVEILKQNRYSPVSIEHQIAIIFLGTSGLLSKIQVKDVVQFEEEYLDVLTSKHKDVLELLKQGKIDDRTRDLLRDVAKSLEPKYLK comes from the coding sequence ATGGCTGATATAAATCCAAGTGAAATTTCATCGATACTGAGGAAAGAGCTTTCAGGATTTGATTCTAAAACAGAGCTGGAAGAAGTTGGTTATATACTCGAAATAGGAGATGGAATTTCCCGGGTATACGGGTTAAATTCTGTTGCAGCTGGCGAATTAGTTGAATTTGCCACTGGAGTAAAAGGTGTTGTTTTGAATCTTGACGAAGATAATGTTGGGGTTGTAATGATGGGATCTTCAGATGGTATTCGCGAAGGAGATGTCGTTCGAAGAACAGAACGTATTGCTTCAGTTTTGGTGAGTGAGCAAATGCTTGGACGTGTTGTAAACTCCTTAGGCGAGCCTATTGATAATAAAGGCCCAATTGGTGGCGAGAAGTTTGAAATGCCACTGGAAAGAAAAGCACCTGGTGTTATTTTCAGACAACCTGTATCCGAACCTTTACAAACAGGAATTAAAGCCATTGATGCAATGATTCCAATTGGAAGAGGGCAGCGTGAGCTTATTATTGGAGACCGTCAAACTGGAAAGTCAACAATTGCCATTGATGCCATTATAAACCAAAAAGAGAATTACGACAAAGGCGAGCCCGTATTTTGTATTTATGTTGCTATTGGTCAAAAAGAGGCCAATGTCGCTAAATTAGTTAAAACACTGGAAGATTTTGGTGCAATGGCTTATACTGTTATTGTATCCGCTTCAGCAGCAGAGCCTGCTCCATTGCAGTTTTATGCACCTTATGCCGGTTGTTCCATTGGAGAGTATTTTCGTGATACAGGAAGACCAGCATTGGTTATTTATGATGATTTATCAAAGCAAGCCGTTTCCTACAGAGAGGTGTCTTTATTATTAAGAAGACCTCCCGGACGAGAAGCTTATCCTGGTGATGTATTTTACTTACATAGCCGATTACTTGAAAGAGCTTGTAAGGTAATTGCCTCTGACGAAGTAGCAGCCAAAATGAATGATATTCCAGATTCATTAAAAGGAAAAATTAAGGGAGGAGGATCACTGACAGCACTGCCCATTATTGAAACACAGGCAGGAGACGTATCAGCATATATCCCAACCAATGTTATTTCAATTACTGACGGACAGATTTTTCTTGAATCGAATTTGTTTAACTCGGGTGTAAGACCAGCGATCAATGTGGGTATTTCAGTATCACGTGTTGGAGGAAATGCGCAAATTAAGGCCATGAAAAAAGTGGCTGGAACCTTGAAACTTGATCAAGCCCAGTATCGTGAATTGGAAACATTTGCCAAGTTTGGTTCTGATTTGGATGCTTCAACAAAATCTGTAATTGCCAAAGGTGAACGAAATGTTGAAATTTTAAAACAAAATCGCTATAGTCCGGTTTCAATTGAACATCAGATTGCTATTATTTTCTTGGGAACAAGTGGTTTATTAAGTAAAATACAGGTGAAGGATGTTGTTCAGTTCGAAGAAGAATATTTAGATGTACTGACGAGCAAACACAAAGACGTCCTTGAATTATTGAAGCAAGGGAAAATTGATGACCGCACACGCGACCTTCTCAGAGATGTGGCCAAAAGCTTAGAGCCTAAATATTTGAAATAA
- the atpH gene encoding ATP synthase F1 subunit delta, producing MTQSRAISRYAEAFFMYAQSESFLDKAYQDSKLILDSCHENRDFKVFLSNPVIRGDKKANVIRKAFEGNISKKTLDFIQLIIDNRRETFLPEMLKRFNKLYLEHNNIVDAEIVTAAPLKEEVMQKLKAFVAKLSGYKHVELNNVVKEEIIGGFALKYNDKLLDASVSHELSRIRKEISNY from the coding sequence ATGACACAAAGCAGAGCCATATCTCGCTATGCAGAAGCTTTTTTCATGTATGCACAAAGTGAGTCCTTTTTAGACAAAGCATATCAGGATTCAAAATTGATTCTTGATAGCTGCCATGAAAATCGTGATTTCAAAGTTTTTTTGAGTAATCCGGTTATCAGAGGCGACAAAAAAGCAAATGTCATCAGGAAAGCCTTCGAAGGCAATATTTCGAAAAAAACGCTTGATTTTATTCAATTAATTATTGACAATAGACGAGAGACTTTTTTGCCGGAAATGCTCAAGCGCTTTAACAAACTATATTTAGAGCATAACAATATTGTTGATGCAGAAATTGTAACTGCTGCTCCACTGAAAGAGGAGGTCATGCAGAAACTAAAAGCCTTTGTTGCCAAGTTAAGCGGATACAAGCATGTTGAGCTTAACAATGTTGTTAAGGAGGAAATCATTGGAGGTTTTGCATTAAAATATAACGACAAGCTTTTAGATGCGAGCGTATCTCACGAGCTAAGTCGAATAAGAAAAGAAATATCTAATTATTAA
- the atpF gene encoding F0F1 ATP synthase subunit B, whose amino-acid sequence MVILNALLSPNIGLMFWTILIFLILLFLLRKFAWKPITEMLKEREASIDEALKQAEKAREEVNSLTEKNFELIVEGQSQRDAIIKEAKERSDEIVKEAREDAKKEGKRIIDDARDMIHQEREQTIREIKSDISALVIDTASKVIRRELSLKDEHQALIESKIKELQ is encoded by the coding sequence ATGGTAATACTTAATGCATTACTAAGCCCCAACATCGGCTTGATGTTTTGGACAATATTGATTTTTTTAATCTTATTGTTCTTATTACGGAAGTTTGCCTGGAAGCCAATAACAGAGATGCTTAAGGAGCGTGAAGCAAGCATTGATGAGGCTCTAAAGCAAGCTGAAAAAGCACGTGAAGAAGTGAATTCATTAACTGAAAAAAACTTCGAACTGATTGTTGAAGGTCAGTCACAGCGCGATGCGATCATTAAAGAAGCAAAGGAGCGCAGTGACGAGATAGTGAAAGAGGCAAGAGAAGATGCCAAAAAAGAAGGTAAGCGGATTATTGATGATGCCAGAGACATGATTCATCAAGAACGTGAGCAAACAATTCGTGAAATTAAGAGCGATATTAGTGCACTGGTTATCGATACGGCATCCAAAGTAATTAGGCGTGAACTATCCTTAAAAGATGAGCATCAGGCACTAATAGAAAGTAAAATTAAAGAACTCCAATAG
- a CDS encoding ATP synthase F0 subunit C: protein MLLLDLGLGLGAGLAAGLGVLGAGIGIGQIGGNAAQAIARQPEAAGKINSAMIITAAMIEGAALFAIVVGIIMIS, encoded by the coding sequence ATGTTACTTTTAGATTTAGGATTAGGATTAGGAGCAGGTTTAGCTGCAGGTTTAGGTGTGTTAGGTGCTGGTATAGGAATTGGCCAAATTGGTGGAAATGCTGCACAGGCAATTGCTCGTCAACCTGAAGCCGCTGGTAAAATAAATTCAGCTATGATTATTACAGCTGCTATGATTGAAGGTGCTGCACTATTTGCAATAGTTGTTGGTATCATTATGATTAGCTAA
- the atpB gene encoding F0F1 ATP synthase subunit A, with amino-acid sequence MTRNLNMYIRLRQILLILILINPFILVASEGEKEEEGFNLVDFALHHIADSYSWDFYHKKDGTAVGIKLPRILVDLKNINVKFYLSTQKALENGCEFEHEFNHNASHGTLLFPNTGPRYLELKKAIEEKSTISQPDKIQQKEIKSLKRQLRMLKPLDFSITKNVLFMLFAGILLLWVFISIANKYKRNPNVAPSGLQSALEPIIVFVRDDIAKTYIPHKYERFLPLLLNFFFFIWFLNMMGLVPFSGNVTGNIAVTASLALITFFATNINGKKNYWQHIFWYPGVPIPVKFILLVVEFVSIFTKPFALAIRLFANITAGHLVILAFISLIFMFGKSGEALWAGVGTSFLSVGFALFIDMIEILIALLQAYIFTTLSALFIGQAVETEH; translated from the coding sequence TTGACAAGAAATTTAAATATGTACATTCGTTTAAGGCAAATATTGCTAATCCTGATACTAATAAATCCGTTTATTCTTGTTGCTTCAGAAGGAGAAAAAGAAGAAGAAGGGTTTAATCTGGTTGATTTTGCATTGCACCATATTGCAGATTCTTATTCTTGGGACTTTTATCATAAGAAGGATGGAACAGCTGTAGGAATAAAATTACCAAGAATTCTTGTTGATCTAAAAAACATTAATGTAAAGTTTTATCTTTCAACGCAGAAAGCTTTAGAAAATGGATGTGAGTTTGAACATGAGTTTAATCACAACGCAAGTCATGGAACATTGCTCTTTCCAAATACGGGACCTAGGTACCTTGAATTAAAAAAAGCAATTGAGGAAAAAAGTACAATATCCCAGCCTGACAAAATCCAACAGAAAGAAATTAAATCGTTAAAGAGACAGCTTAGGATGCTTAAGCCTTTGGATTTTTCCATTACAAAAAATGTATTGTTCATGCTCTTTGCAGGCATACTGCTTTTATGGGTTTTCATAAGTATTGCAAATAAGTACAAACGAAATCCAAATGTGGCTCCTTCGGGACTTCAAAGTGCATTGGAACCAATCATTGTATTTGTTAGAGATGATATTGCCAAAACATACATACCACATAAATACGAGCGCTTTTTGCCTTTGCTGCTTAATTTCTTTTTCTTCATTTGGTTTCTGAACATGATGGGTCTGGTTCCTTTTTCAGGAAATGTGACCGGTAATATTGCCGTAACAGCTTCATTGGCATTAATTACATTTTTTGCGACTAATATTAATGGTAAAAAGAATTACTGGCAGCATATTTTTTGGTATCCTGGCGTACCCATACCTGTGAAATTTATTTTATTGGTTGTTGAGTTTGTCAGTATTTTCACAAAGCCATTTGCACTGGCCATTCGATTATTTGCAAACATAACAGCAGGTCACTTGGTTATACTTGCTTTTATATCTTTGATCTTTATGTTTGGAAAGTCTGGAGAGGCTCTGTGGGCAGGGGTTGGGACCTCTTTCTTGTCAGTAGGTTTTGCTCTTTTCATTGATATGATAGAAATTTTAATTGCATTATTGCAAGCTTATATATTTACAACTTTATCGGCCTTGTTTATCGGACAAGCCGTTGAAACAGAACATTAA
- a CDS encoding AtpZ/AtpI family protein, which produces MKKNSNNPPAYFRFISLGFQILATVLAGVLVGQWLDNKFESENSVFTIILSVVMIVVSMIYVVRTFLK; this is translated from the coding sequence TTGAAGAAGAATAGCAACAATCCTCCTGCTTATTTTCGTTTCATTTCTCTGGGCTTTCAAATCCTTGCAACAGTGTTGGCTGGAGTTCTTGTTGGGCAATGGCTCGACAATAAATTCGAAAGTGAAAACAGCGTTTTTACAATCATTTTATCGGTAGTGATGATTGTTGTGTCAATGATATATGTTGTTCGTACTTTTCTAAAATAA
- a CDS encoding polymer-forming cytoskeletal protein, with amino-acid sequence MKKNVEVNTNSFSTINASTKIVGEIHSDSDLRIDGNVEGNVQSKAKVVLGASAYINGNISSQNADVSCTVIGNIYIEDLLKLNATANIKGDIFANKLIVESGASFTGRCEMGGDVKMKDHPRSENTLFAKAPEKIEEE; translated from the coding sequence ATGAAAAAAAATGTTGAAGTAAATACAAATTCATTTAGTACGATAAATGCATCGACAAAAATTGTAGGTGAAATTCATTCTGACTCAGATTTGAGAATAGATGGAAATGTGGAGGGTAACGTTCAGTCGAAGGCCAAGGTTGTACTTGGTGCCAGTGCATATATTAATGGAAACATCAGTTCACAAAACGCAGACGTGTCTTGCACGGTTATTGGGAATATTTACATTGAAGACCTCTTAAAACTTAATGCAACAGCAAATATTAAAGGGGATATTTTTGCAAACAAGTTAATTGTTGAAAGCGGTGCTTCATTTACAGGTCGTTGCGAAATGGGCGGAGATGTCAAAATGAAAGATCATCCCAGAAGCGAAAATACACTGTTTGCCAAAGCTCCTGAAAAAATTGAAGAAGAATAG
- a CDS encoding peptidoglycan DD-metalloendopeptidase family protein gives MNKRDKQSLVQKLKRKYRLVVLSEESLEERGSISLSRVNVMLAISLLVLLVTIGVYFLIAYTSLREYIPGYADFDTRMEFAENATKIDSLESSIRQQYEKIQIQNNILSGNVDEYSKDHYRLKDSIKIAKHSNIPIKSKEDSLLRAEFEKDESFNVFFDEEGKVNKNIRNILFFPPVRGIITEKFNALAGHPAIDIASTPSAGIKAVLEGTVIYADWSVNTGYTVVIQHKKNLISVYKHNSVLLKKIGNFVQAGETIAIIGESGELSHGPHLHFELWFDGNPVDPEKYIAF, from the coding sequence ATGAATAAGCGAGACAAGCAAAGTTTAGTTCAAAAACTGAAGAGAAAATACAGGCTTGTTGTTCTTTCTGAAGAGAGTTTAGAAGAGCGCGGGTCGATTAGTCTTTCCAGAGTAAATGTTATGTTGGCAATCAGTTTGTTAGTCCTGCTTGTTACAATAGGCGTTTATTTTTTAATTGCCTATACATCGCTTCGGGAATATATTCCGGGTTATGCCGATTTTGACACACGTATGGAGTTTGCAGAAAACGCAACAAAAATTGATTCGCTGGAAAGTTCAATTCGTCAACAATATGAAAAAATCCAAATACAGAACAATATACTTTCTGGCAATGTTGACGAATACTCAAAAGATCACTATCGACTGAAAGACTCTATTAAAATTGCCAAACACTCAAATATTCCTATAAAATCAAAAGAAGATTCTTTGCTACGAGCAGAGTTTGAAAAAGACGAATCATTTAATGTGTTTTTTGACGAAGAAGGAAAAGTCAATAAAAACATAAGGAATATTTTGTTTTTTCCTCCGGTTCGTGGTATAATCACTGAAAAGTTCAACGCTCTTGCTGGTCACCCGGCTATTGACATTGCCTCTACACCGAGTGCAGGAATAAAGGCAGTTCTGGAAGGAACTGTAATTTATGCTGATTGGAGTGTAAACACAGGATATACCGTAGTTATCCAACACAAGAAAAATCTAATATCAGTTTATAAACACAATTCTGTGTTATTGAAAAAAATTGGTAATTTTGTTCAAGCAGGGGAAACAATAGCCATTATCGGAGAATCCGGTGAGCTTAGTCATGGCCCTCACTTGCATTTTGAGTTATGGTTTGATGGTAATCCCGTTGATCCTGAAAAATATATAGCATTTTAA